From the genome of Sphingomonas sp. HMP6, one region includes:
- a CDS encoding response regulator, whose amino-acid sequence MMPTIVLVEDDPPLRTLTTRALQENGFTVRPVGTAPEMWLALGQGPVDLVLLDIMLPGTNGIDLCRAIRQKSDVPIIFVSAKGSETDRVVGLELGADDYIAKPFGTRELLARVRAVLRRGGAERQAAEQRATGILTFDGWSLNLPRRELLSPTGGLVDLTGAEFDLLVTLCDHSGRVIARERLIELSRTRLGDSSDRSIDVLVSRLRRKLSSAGAEAPIATVRGIGYMFTAPVTRD is encoded by the coding sequence ATGATGCCAACGATCGTCCTCGTCGAGGATGATCCCCCGCTGCGCACGCTGACGACGCGTGCGCTGCAGGAAAACGGTTTCACCGTGCGCCCCGTCGGCACCGCACCCGAAATGTGGCTCGCGCTAGGGCAGGGGCCGGTCGATCTGGTCCTGCTCGACATCATGCTGCCGGGAACCAACGGCATCGATCTGTGCCGCGCGATCCGACAGAAGAGCGACGTGCCGATTATTTTCGTCTCGGCCAAGGGGTCGGAAACCGACCGCGTCGTCGGGCTGGAACTGGGCGCGGACGATTATATCGCCAAGCCGTTCGGCACGCGCGAATTGCTGGCACGGGTGCGTGCGGTGCTGCGGCGCGGCGGCGCGGAGCGTCAGGCAGCGGAGCAGCGCGCCACCGGCATACTGACCTTCGATGGCTGGTCGCTCAATCTGCCGCGCCGCGAATTGCTGTCGCCGACCGGCGGCCTGGTCGATCTTACGGGTGCCGAGTTCGATCTTCTGGTTACCTTGTGCGACCATAGCGGGCGGGTGATCGCGCGCGAACGGCTGATCGAATTGTCGCGCACGCGGCTTGGCGACAGTTCGGATCGCAGCATCGACGTGCTGGTCAGCCGCTTGCGCCGCAAATTGTCGAGCGCGGGCGCGGAGGCGCCGATCGCGACGGTGCGGGGCATCGGCTATATGTTCACGGCCCCCGTGACGCGCGACTGA
- a CDS encoding ABC transporter ATP-binding protein, producing the protein MAVERVGWRIAMRWLAEIVGPDMPYVRLAILYGVAISLLSLATPISVQLLINSVANTALPAPLWTLAGLLLGLLLLVAALSALRVWMMALFERRLFARIVAEITIRAVHAQDPFFSDQNRGDLFNRYFDLVVVQKAVPSLVIGGFTIILQSAVGLAVTSFYHPFFLGFNALLVLVILAIWLIWSRGSIRSAVALSHAKHDTARWLESVGGSNGFYKSSRHLNFAMDRSEAATAAYISRHRHYFRYSFTQTVAFLLVFAFANAALLALGGNLILSGELSIGQLVAAELILSGVFYGVAQLGWYLDSLYDLIASSEELSLLFAIPQEPPVTVAGRAPADGAVRLDGVVTEGARFDFALAAGEQLVTMTDGGAERMLSMVLKRHVVPERGLVTVGGADIASFDMYLLRSEVMVLDRPSIVEVKIREYLSLALEDAGSGVSSSAMLEALEAVGLRDRVARLPQGLDTVLAASGYPLSIGELMALKLANALLVRPHVLMLSQLYDLLPAERLVSVLARLREAGTTVLLSTGRPEDIALDGWFYLEPHRQRRFETREALIAAQQQGAGNAVQG; encoded by the coding sequence GTGGCAGTCGAACGCGTAGGGTGGCGCATCGCGATGCGATGGCTGGCGGAAATCGTCGGGCCAGATATGCCGTATGTGCGGCTCGCCATCCTGTATGGCGTGGCGATCAGCTTGCTGTCGCTGGCGACGCCGATTTCGGTTCAGTTGCTGATCAACAGCGTCGCCAACACGGCATTGCCCGCCCCGTTATGGACTTTGGCGGGGCTCCTTTTGGGATTGCTGTTGCTGGTCGCGGCGCTCAGCGCGCTGCGGGTGTGGATGATGGCGCTGTTCGAGCGGCGCCTGTTCGCGCGCATCGTCGCCGAGATTACGATCCGCGCCGTCCACGCGCAGGACCCCTTCTTTTCCGATCAGAATCGCGGTGACCTGTTCAACCGCTATTTCGATCTGGTGGTGGTGCAAAAGGCGGTGCCGAGCTTGGTGATCGGTGGCTTCACGATCATCCTGCAATCGGCCGTCGGGCTTGCCGTCACCAGTTTCTATCATCCCTTCTTCCTCGGTTTCAACGCGCTGCTGGTGCTCGTCATCCTGGCGATCTGGCTGATCTGGTCGCGCGGCTCGATCCGCTCGGCGGTCGCGCTCAGCCATGCCAAGCATGATACTGCGCGCTGGCTGGAAAGCGTCGGCGGTTCGAACGGCTTCTACAAATCCAGCCGCCATCTCAATTTCGCGATGGATCGGTCGGAAGCCGCCACCGCCGCCTATATCAGCCGGCATCGGCATTATTTCCGATACAGTTTCACGCAGACGGTCGCTTTTCTGTTGGTGTTTGCATTTGCCAACGCGGCCTTGCTCGCACTCGGCGGCAATCTGATCTTGAGCGGCGAACTGTCGATCGGGCAGCTGGTCGCCGCCGAGCTGATCCTGAGCGGCGTGTTCTACGGCGTTGCGCAACTCGGCTGGTATCTCGATTCGCTGTATGATCTGATCGCGAGCTCGGAGGAATTGTCGCTCCTCTTCGCCATTCCGCAGGAGCCGCCCGTCACCGTCGCCGGGCGCGCGCCGGCCGATGGGGCGGTGCGGCTCGACGGCGTGGTCACCGAAGGCGCGCGCTTCGATTTCGCGCTTGCGGCGGGTGAGCAATTGGTCACGATGACCGATGGCGGGGCCGAACGGATGTTGTCGATGGTGTTGAAGCGCCATGTCGTGCCCGAACGCGGGCTGGTTACCGTCGGCGGGGCCGACATCGCATCGTTCGACATGTACCTGTTGCGCTCGGAAGTGATGGTGCTCGATCGCCCGTCGATCGTCGAAGTGAAGATTCGCGAATATCTCTCCCTGGCGCTCGAGGATGCGGGGTCGGGCGTGAGTTCGAGCGCGATGCTCGAGGCGCTGGAAGCAGTCGGCTTGCGCGATCGCGTCGCGCGGCTGCCGCAGGGGCTCGATACCGTGCTCGCCGCCTCGGGCTATCCGCTGTCGATCGGCGAGCTGATGGCGCTCAAGCTGGCGAACGCCTTGCTGGTGCGCCCGCACGTACTGATGTTGTCGCAACTCTATGATCTGTTGCCGGCCGAGCGACTGGTCAGCGTGCTGGCGCGCCTGCGCGAGGCTGGGACGACCGTGCTGCTCTCGACCGGACGACCAGAGGACATTGCGCTCGACGGCTGGTTCTATCTCGAGCCGCACCGGCAGCGGCGCTTCGAAACGCGCGAGGCGCTGATCGCCGCGCAGCAGCAGGGGGCGGGCAATGCCGTACAGGGCTGA
- a CDS encoding efflux RND transporter periplasmic adaptor subunit, with protein MPYRAERLVHFMTLAGMRAPRFAVVVAWMLVLGIAIAVAIMAFVPWLQTAAGAGQVVALDPDERQQQVTALVPGRVDRWYVKDGQHVARGDPIARVVDLDPDLLSRLAAERAQVLAEIASVEQSRAVASIDVARSRQLLAEGLGSRRDYEQTQIKVADTGAKLAESRAKLNRIDIALNRQSAQLVRAPRDGRLQQLNAVSGSAVVSAGTVLAVIAPERVERAVELYVDGRDVPLVRVGRHVRLQFEGWPAIQFSGWPSVAQGLFDGQVRSIDPNATPDGLFRILVEPQPGKPAWPSNDYVRPGGKVRGWVQGETVLIGYELWRQLNDFPLEFGRRPTVEIKGKAKAPNAKSDSDDSAKK; from the coding sequence ATGCCGTACAGGGCTGAACGCCTCGTCCATTTCATGACGCTGGCCGGTATGCGCGCGCCGCGTTTTGCCGTCGTCGTCGCGTGGATGTTGGTGCTCGGCATCGCGATCGCGGTGGCGATCATGGCATTCGTCCCGTGGCTCCAGACGGCGGCGGGGGCCGGGCAGGTCGTTGCGCTCGACCCCGATGAGCGGCAGCAGCAAGTGACCGCGCTCGTCCCCGGTCGGGTCGACCGCTGGTACGTCAAGGACGGGCAGCATGTCGCACGCGGGGATCCGATTGCGCGCGTGGTCGATCTCGACCCCGATCTGTTGTCGCGCCTCGCCGCCGAACGCGCGCAGGTGCTGGCCGAAATCGCTTCGGTCGAACAAAGCCGCGCGGTCGCCAGCATCGACGTCGCGCGCTCCCGGCAATTGCTCGCCGAGGGCCTCGGCTCGCGCCGCGACTACGAACAGACGCAGATCAAGGTGGCCGACACCGGCGCCAAGCTCGCCGAATCGCGCGCGAAGCTCAACCGAATCGACATCGCGCTCAACCGCCAATCGGCGCAATTGGTCCGCGCCCCGCGCGACGGCCGCTTGCAACAATTGAATGCGGTGAGTGGCAGCGCGGTCGTCTCGGCGGGCACCGTGCTGGCGGTGATTGCGCCCGAACGGGTCGAACGCGCGGTGGAATTGTATGTCGATGGCCGCGACGTGCCGCTCGTCCGCGTCGGCCGCCACGTCCGCCTGCAATTCGAGGGCTGGCCCGCGATCCAGTTCAGCGGCTGGCCCTCGGTCGCGCAAGGCTTGTTCGACGGGCAAGTGCGCTCGATCGACCCCAATGCCACGCCCGATGGCCTGTTCCGCATCCTGGTCGAGCCGCAGCCGGGCAAGCCCGCCTGGCCGAGCAACGACTATGTCCGTCCCGGCGGCAAGGTGCGCGGCTGGGTGCAGGGCGAGACGGTGCTGATCGGCTATGAATTGTGGCGGCAATTGAATGATTTCCCGCTGGAATTCGGGCGCCGCCCAACAGTCGAGATCAAGGGCAAGGCCAAGGCACCGAACGCCAAGAGCGATTCGGACGATTCGGCCAAGAAATGA
- a CDS encoding TolC family protein translates to MIRLAFMRLVAPILLMLFPGVALAQVAPLTLDEVLRSSARSAPQIIEALARVRQAEGRALSADGAFDTVFDVDGRSRVAGYYDGTVVEGRATRPLTNNGGYVYGNYRASRGSFPIYEDQAYTNRLGEAKVGALFALLRDRVVDERRTRRAVAATDIDVARFEGEMAAIGVQRRAVDAYQTWVAAGLRLSAYRDLLSLAERRRSAIARLVQLGARPDILLTENDANLLRRRGLVLRAEQDLAGAANALSLYLRDAEGNPLTVSPDRLPPDASALAGVARAPRLAPAVARYDYRAILTRIDQATARLLLAQNDLSPRLDLRGELGKDLGSVGLGGSTRTPLEAVVGFRFSVPLQNRAAKGRVAEARAEIDALDQRSRFLRDQIAVEVESIVIAADGAERLASVSETERTLADRLAAAERRRFELGTGDFFLVNQREETANDARLRLIDAQARIAATRAELAAATADRAALGLTR, encoded by the coding sequence ATGATCCGTTTGGCTTTTATGCGGCTGGTCGCCCCCATCCTTCTCATGCTGTTCCCTGGCGTTGCGCTGGCGCAAGTCGCGCCGCTGACGCTCGACGAGGTGCTGCGGTCCTCGGCGCGCTCGGCACCACAGATCATCGAGGCGCTGGCGCGCGTTCGCCAGGCCGAGGGCCGCGCGCTCTCCGCCGATGGCGCGTTTGATACAGTCTTCGATGTTGACGGCCGATCGCGCGTCGCGGGCTATTATGACGGCACGGTGGTCGAGGGCCGCGCGACACGACCGCTGACCAACAATGGCGGCTACGTCTACGGCAATTATCGCGCCTCGCGCGGGTCCTTCCCGATCTATGAGGACCAGGCCTATACCAACCGGCTGGGCGAGGCGAAGGTCGGTGCGCTGTTCGCGCTGCTGCGCGATCGGGTGGTGGACGAACGCCGGACGCGTCGCGCGGTTGCCGCGACGGATATCGACGTCGCGCGCTTCGAAGGCGAAATGGCGGCGATCGGCGTGCAGCGCCGCGCGGTCGATGCCTATCAGACGTGGGTCGCCGCGGGGCTGCGGCTGAGCGCCTATCGCGACTTGCTGTCGCTGGCTGAGCGCCGCCGCAGCGCGATCGCGCGGCTGGTGCAACTTGGCGCGCGGCCTGACATCCTGCTGACCGAGAATGACGCGAATTTGCTGCGGCGACGCGGGCTCGTGCTGCGCGCGGAACAGGATCTTGCAGGGGCCGCCAACGCGCTGTCGCTGTATCTTCGCGATGCGGAAGGCAACCCGCTGACGGTATCGCCCGATCGGTTGCCGCCTGATGCCTCGGCGCTTGCCGGGGTCGCGCGCGCGCCGCGGCTCGCCCCCGCGGTCGCGCGCTATGATTATCGCGCGATCCTTACCCGCATCGATCAGGCGACCGCGCGGCTACTGCTCGCGCAGAACGATCTGTCGCCGCGGCTCGATCTGCGCGGCGAGCTCGGCAAGGATCTCGGCAGCGTCGGGCTGGGCGGGTCGACCCGAACCCCGCTAGAAGCCGTCGTCGGCTTTCGCTTCAGCGTGCCGCTGCAGAATCGCGCCGCCAAGGGCCGGGTGGCGGAGGCGCGCGCCGAAATCGATGCGCTCGACCAGCGCAGCCGGTTCCTGCGCGACCAGATCGCGGTGGAGGTCGAATCGATCGTGATCGCCGCGGATGGCGCGGAGCGGCTGGCGAGCGTTTCCGAAACCGAACGAACTCTCGCCGATCGCCTGGCCGCCGCCGAACGTCGGCGCTTCGAGCTTGGCACCGGCGATTTCTTCCTGGTCAACCAACGCGAGGAAACCGCCAACGACGCCCGCCTCCGCCTGATCGACGCGCAAGCCCGCATCGCCGCGACGCGCGCCGAACTCGCCGCTGCCACCGCCGATCGCGCCGCGCTGGGCCTGACGCGCTGA
- a CDS encoding phosphatase PAP2 family protein, which produces MSATPEDIRHPPWTIVAVITTALAGGVLWLLGWAVGEIGEGELRFPFDRAILLWVRGGVAHGVPPGPPLLTQAMLDITALGGVTVLVLVTSLVAGFLIAARHWLTLALVVAGTLSGSLVVAAVKGMVGRVRPDVTDHLVQVYDASFPSGHAANSACVYLTLALLLLQITSGRAVKRYILAATMLLVSAIGASRIYLGVHWPSDVLGGWIFGALWAVAWWALGSAIRLRVAGATPSQPE; this is translated from the coding sequence ATGTCCGCCACCCCCGAAGATATCCGCCATCCCCCGTGGACGATCGTAGCGGTCATCACGACCGCGCTGGCGGGCGGGGTGTTGTGGCTGCTCGGCTGGGCAGTCGGGGAGATCGGAGAGGGCGAGCTGCGCTTCCCGTTCGACCGCGCGATCCTGTTGTGGGTGCGCGGTGGGGTGGCGCATGGCGTGCCGCCGGGGCCGCCGTTGCTGACCCAAGCAATGCTCGACATCACTGCGCTTGGCGGGGTGACGGTGCTCGTCCTGGTGACCTCGCTGGTCGCCGGGTTCCTGATCGCCGCGCGCCACTGGCTGACGCTGGCGCTGGTGGTGGCCGGCACGCTCAGTGGGTCGCTGGTGGTGGCTGCGGTGAAGGGGATGGTCGGGCGCGTCCGGCCCGACGTTACCGATCATCTCGTCCAAGTGTATGACGCGAGCTTCCCGAGCGGACATGCGGCGAACAGCGCCTGCGTCTATCTGACCCTCGCCTTGCTGCTGTTGCAGATCACCAGCGGGCGCGCGGTGAAGCGCTACATCCTCGCGGCGACCATGCTGCTGGTCAGCGCGATTGGTGCGAGCCGTATCTACCTCGGCGTACATTGGCCGAGCGACGTGCTGGGCGGATGGATCTTCGGCGCGCTGTGGGCAGTCGCGTGGTGGGCGCTCGGCTCGGCGATCCGCCTGCGCGTGGCGGGCGCGACGCCGTCGCAACCCGAATAG
- a CDS encoding TonB-dependent receptor, translating to MKSKFVLLATAMLFAAPAVAQTTPTAIGPGDQGPDIVVTGVVPKSETDVLSGTSVLRGAELTRSLRPTIGDTLAKLPGVSATSFGPSASRPVLRGFQGERIRVLTDGIGSIDVSNTSVDHAVIIDPLLAERIEVLRGPAALLYGSSAVGGVVNVIDTRIPRSVPEAGYRLSGIGTYGSAANERTVGAAGDLALGKHFVVHADGSYTKSGDLRIGGYALTDQRRREALATSRLPVDPANTDPIDYAANAAVRGTLPNTAAQTWTAGVGASLITDTGSLGVSYSHYDSLYGVPIRYATLPGEGQEAPRLSIVQNRVDLRGEVQTGGGFLDRIRIRAGHATYRHFELAPDGAIGTAFYNNGTEGRLELVQAKRGGWQGASGVQFFNRVFDVKGDEAFLPKNETNQTGLFTVQQLDLGKLKAEAGVRYEMTDVAARTPVGDLRFSDASRRFDAVSGSVGMSYGLTDAVRVGINLSHTERAPSAEELFANGAHAGTQAYELGNPNFRLEKSNGAELTLHAHGTGYSFDASAYYTHFNDYISENQVDPSICEAAAAPSGRTVDFPCFQSIQADATYYGVEAQGSVLLGQIGGYKINADALGDYVRATIRDQGPAPRIPAARVLGGLEAQSEALAGRVEVEHVFDQNRIRAFETTTPAYTMVNASLAITPFPTNRKLSLTLSANNLFDVDARRAASFLKDFAPLAGRDIRATLRFSL from the coding sequence ATGAAATCGAAATTCGTTTTGCTCGCCACTGCCATGCTGTTCGCCGCCCCTGCGGTCGCCCAGACCACGCCCACGGCGATCGGCCCCGGCGATCAGGGCCCCGACATCGTGGTGACCGGCGTGGTGCCGAAGAGCGAAACCGACGTGCTCTCCGGCACATCGGTGCTGCGTGGCGCCGAACTGACGCGCAGCCTGCGGCCAACGATCGGCGACACGCTGGCCAAGTTGCCGGGCGTTTCCGCCACCTCGTTCGGGCCGAGCGCGTCACGCCCGGTGCTGCGCGGTTTTCAGGGCGAGCGGATTCGCGTGTTGACCGACGGGATCGGATCGATCGACGTGTCGAACACCAGCGTCGATCACGCGGTGATCATCGATCCGCTGCTGGCCGAGCGGATCGAAGTGCTGCGCGGTCCGGCGGCGCTGCTCTACGGTTCGTCGGCGGTCGGCGGCGTGGTCAACGTGATCGACACGCGCATCCCGCGCTCGGTGCCGGAGGCGGGGTATCGCTTGTCGGGCATCGGCACCTATGGTTCGGCCGCGAACGAGCGGACGGTCGGTGCCGCCGGGGATTTGGCGCTGGGCAAGCATTTCGTCGTCCACGCCGACGGTTCCTATACGAAATCCGGCGATCTGCGGATCGGTGGCTATGCCTTGACCGATCAACGCCGCCGCGAAGCGCTCGCGACCAGCCGGCTCCCGGTCGACCCCGCCAATACCGACCCGATCGATTATGCCGCGAACGCCGCGGTGCGCGGCACGCTGCCCAACACCGCCGCGCAGACCTGGACCGCCGGGGTGGGCGCGTCGTTGATCACCGATACCGGCTCGCTCGGCGTGTCTTACAGCCATTATGATAGCCTGTACGGCGTGCCGATCCGCTATGCGACGCTGCCCGGCGAAGGGCAGGAGGCTCCGCGGCTCAGCATCGTGCAGAACCGCGTCGACCTGCGCGGCGAAGTGCAGACCGGCGGCGGCTTCCTCGATCGCATCCGCATTCGCGCAGGCCATGCCACCTATCGCCATTTCGAGCTTGCGCCCGACGGCGCGATCGGGACGGCGTTCTACAACAACGGCACCGAAGGCCGGCTCGAGCTGGTGCAAGCCAAGCGCGGTGGCTGGCAGGGCGCATCGGGCGTTCAATTCTTCAACCGCGTGTTCGACGTGAAGGGCGACGAGGCGTTCCTCCCCAAGAATGAGACCAACCAGACCGGCCTCTTCACGGTGCAGCAACTCGACCTCGGCAAACTGAAGGCCGAAGCGGGTGTGCGCTACGAGATGACCGACGTCGCCGCGCGCACGCCGGTCGGCGATCTGCGTTTTTCGGACGCGTCGCGGCGCTTCGATGCCGTGTCGGGTTCGGTCGGCATGTCCTATGGGCTGACCGACGCGGTGCGCGTCGGCATCAATCTGTCGCACACCGAACGCGCGCCCTCCGCTGAGGAACTGTTCGCCAACGGCGCGCACGCGGGGACGCAGGCGTACGAGCTCGGCAATCCGAACTTCCGCCTGGAAAAGAGCAATGGTGCCGAGTTGACGCTGCACGCGCATGGCACGGGCTACAGCTTCGATGCCTCGGCCTATTACACGCACTTCAACGACTATATCTCGGAAAACCAGGTCGATCCGTCGATCTGCGAAGCCGCCGCCGCGCCGAGCGGACGGACGGTCGATTTCCCCTGCTTCCAGTCGATTCAGGCGGATGCGACCTATTACGGCGTCGAGGCGCAAGGGTCGGTCCTGCTGGGCCAGATCGGCGGGTATAAGATCAACGCCGATGCGCTGGGCGATTATGTCCGCGCGACGATCCGCGATCAGGGACCCGCGCCGCGCATCCCGGCGGCGCGCGTGCTCGGCGGTCTGGAAGCGCAATCGGAAGCGCTGGCCGGTCGCGTCGAGGTCGAGCATGTGTTCGACCAGAACCGCATCCGCGCGTTCGAAACGACGACGCCCGCCTATACGATGGTCAACGCGTCGCTCGCGATCACGCCGTTCCCGACCAATCGCAAGCTGTCGCTGACGCTCAGCGCGAACAATCTGTTCGACGTCGATGCGCGCCGCGCGGCGAGCTTCCTCAAGGATTTCGCACCGCTCGCCGGCCGCGACATCCGCGCGACGCTGCGCTTCAGCCTGTAA
- the galE gene encoding UDP-glucose 4-epimerase GalE: MLDGSVLVTGGAGYIGSHAVLALLDAGHRVVVYDNLSTGFDWLVDPRATLVRGEIEDDALVRATMREQGVKAVMHFAGSIIVPESVSDPLKYYRNNTVASRALLESAVVCSVRHFIFSSTAATYGTPVKVPVAEGDPTVPINPYGTSKLMTEAMLRDVAAAHPINYAALRYFNVAGADPQQRSGQSTVGATHLIKIAVEAALGKRASVGVYGTDYATPDGTGVRDYIHVSDLAAAHVAALAVLVAEPTRSHTLNAGYGKGFSVLEVLDAVDRVTNLKLNRVIEGRRAGDAGELIADNTAILATLDWTPKRADLDTIVRDALAWERALGERSQG, translated from the coding sequence ATGCTGGACGGATCGGTACTGGTAACGGGCGGGGCGGGCTATATCGGCAGCCATGCGGTGTTGGCGCTGCTCGATGCGGGGCACCGGGTGGTGGTGTATGACAATCTGTCGACCGGGTTCGACTGGCTGGTCGACCCGCGTGCGACCTTGGTGCGCGGCGAGATCGAGGACGATGCGCTGGTGCGCGCGACGATGCGCGAGCAGGGTGTAAAGGCGGTCATGCACTTCGCCGGATCGATCATCGTGCCCGAATCGGTAAGCGATCCGCTTAAATATTATCGCAACAATACCGTTGCGAGCCGGGCGTTGCTGGAGAGCGCGGTGGTGTGCAGCGTGCGCCACTTCATCTTCTCCTCGACAGCGGCGACCTATGGCACGCCCGTGAAGGTACCGGTGGCGGAGGGCGATCCGACCGTGCCGATCAACCCTTACGGCACGTCGAAGCTGATGACCGAGGCGATGCTGCGCGATGTCGCGGCGGCGCACCCGATCAATTACGCAGCCTTGCGCTATTTCAACGTGGCAGGGGCCGACCCGCAGCAGCGCAGCGGGCAATCGACGGTGGGGGCCACGCACCTGATCAAGATCGCGGTCGAGGCGGCACTGGGCAAGCGCGCGAGCGTTGGCGTCTATGGCACCGATTATGCCACGCCCGATGGCACTGGGGTACGCGATTACATCCATGTCAGCGATCTGGCGGCGGCGCATGTCGCCGCACTCGCGGTGCTGGTCGCCGAACCGACGCGGAGCCACACGCTCAACGCCGGCTATGGCAAGGGTTTTTCGGTGCTCGAGGTGCTCGACGCCGTCGACCGCGTGACCAACCTGAAGCTCAATCGCGTGATCGAAGGCCGCCGCGCCGGCGACGCGGGGGAGTTGATCGCGGATAATACAGCGATCCTCGCCACGCTCGACTGGACGCCGAAACGCGCTGATCTCGACACGATCGTGCGCGATGCGTTGGCATGGGAGCGCGCGCTTGGCGAGCGCTCCCAGGGATGA
- the msrA gene encoding peptide-methionine (S)-S-oxide reductase MsrA encodes MASEVATLAGGCFWCTEAVFKDVIGVDAVESGYLGGSVPNPTYKQVCSGSTGHAEAIRVTFDADQVSYGDILDMFFATHDPTTLNRQGNDVGTQYRSAIFPHDDAQREEAIAAMARAAADWPAPIVTTIEPLSTWYPAEEYHQEYWAGEGQRNPYCIAVIPPKLAKLRKSFAARSKAVAA; translated from the coding sequence ATGGCAAGCGAAGTCGCGACCCTCGCGGGCGGATGTTTCTGGTGCACCGAGGCGGTGTTTAAGGATGTGATCGGCGTGGACGCGGTCGAGAGCGGCTATCTTGGCGGCTCGGTTCCCAATCCGACCTATAAACAAGTGTGCAGCGGCTCGACCGGCCACGCCGAGGCAATCCGCGTGACCTTCGATGCCGATCAGGTGTCGTATGGCGACATCCTCGACATGTTCTTCGCGACGCACGATCCGACGACGCTCAACCGGCAGGGCAATGACGTCGGCACGCAATATCGCTCGGCGATCTTCCCGCACGACGATGCGCAGCGCGAGGAAGCGATTGCCGCAATGGCGCGCGCCGCCGCCGATTGGCCCGCGCCGATCGTGACGACGATCGAGCCGCTGTCGACCTGGTATCCGGCGGAGGAGTATCACCAGGAATATTGGGCTGGCGAAGGCCAGCGCAATCCCTATTGCATCGCGGTGATCCCGCCCAAGCTCGCGAAGCTGCGCAAGAGCTTTGCAGCGCGGTCAAAGGCGGTGGCGGCGTAA
- the aqpZ gene encoding aquaporin Z, which translates to MSNTQRGLAELIGTFWLVFGGCGSAVLAAGFPVVGIGFVGVSLAFGLTVLTMAYSIGHISGCHLNPAVTLGLWAGGRFPAKDIPLYLAAQVIGATIAAYLLYLIASGAPGFALGPTSLAVNGFAAQSPGQYSMAAGAAIEVVLTFIFLLVIMGSTDTRAPAGFAPIAIGLALTLIHLISIPVTNTSVNPARSTGPALIIGGLALQQLWLFWVAPIVGGILGGLGYRALGAEDPKRPPISGEAL; encoded by the coding sequence ATGAGCAATACGCAACGCGGGCTGGCGGAGCTGATCGGCACGTTCTGGCTCGTCTTCGGTGGCTGCGGCAGTGCCGTCCTGGCGGCGGGGTTTCCGGTCGTGGGCATCGGTTTCGTCGGCGTGTCGCTTGCTTTCGGGCTGACCGTGCTGACGATGGCCTATTCGATCGGGCACATTTCGGGATGTCACCTTAACCCAGCTGTGACGCTGGGCCTGTGGGCGGGCGGGCGGTTCCCGGCGAAGGACATCCCGCTCTATCTCGCCGCGCAAGTCATCGGTGCGACGATCGCGGCCTATCTGCTCTACCTGATCGCGAGCGGCGCGCCCGGCTTCGCGCTCGGGCCAACCAGTCTCGCGGTCAACGGCTTCGCTGCGCAATCGCCCGGCCAGTATTCGATGGCGGCCGGCGCGGCGATCGAAGTCGTGCTGACCTTTATCTTCCTGCTCGTCATCATGGGATCGACCGACACGCGCGCGCCCGCCGGATTCGCACCGATCGCGATTGGCCTGGCGCTCACCCTGATCCACTTGATCAGCATCCCGGTGACCAACACGTCGGTCAATCCAGCCCGCAGCACCGGACCCGCGCTGATCATCGGCGGGCTGGCGCTACAACAGCTCTGGCTGTTCTGGGTCGCACCGATTGTCGGCGGCATCCTCGGCGGGCTCGGCTACCGCGCGCTGGGGGCCGAAGACCCCAAGCGCCCGCCGATTTCCGGCGAGGCGCTTTAG